Proteins from a genomic interval of Diceros bicornis minor isolate mBicDic1 chromosome 34, mDicBic1.mat.cur, whole genome shotgun sequence:
- the LOC131397957 gene encoding histo-blood group ABO system transferase-like encodes MAQLVRTLSENPKCYLLHRVIFLLLIALALTFFGSCYLNPRSQKLESIQAGAGKIVRKIHHLQGVKLPRTVYPQPNVLRPSRKDVQVMTPWLAPIIWDKTFNINILNEQFRLQKATIGLTVFAINKYIIYLQLFLETAEMHFMVGYKVNYYIFTDRPAYVPHIRLQKGRKIVILKVWGYAHSQNTSLHRMEMISNFSEQRFHQEVDYLVCADVNMKFSDHMGVEILSSLFGTLHPAFYGLSRNHLPYERRPRSQAHIPEDEGDFYYIGALFGGSVPEVYRLTKACHEAMMVDQHNHIEAVRHEESYLNKYLLYHKPSKVLSPEYTWDKRIQENIGNQQQVGLPSNIKRIRFVTVK; translated from the coding sequence ATGGCCCAGCTGGTAAGGACATTGTCAGAGAACCCAAAATGTTACTTGCTTCATCGagtgatctttcttcttttaatagCTCTTGCCTTGACCTTCTTTGGCTCTTGTTACCTGAACCCGAGAAGCCAGAAGCTGGAAAGCATCCAGGCTGGGGCAGGCAAGATTGTTAGAAAAATCCACCACCTGCAAGGTGTAAAATTACCAAGGACGGTGTATCCTCAGCCAAACGTGCTAAGACCCTCTAGGAAAGATGTCCAAGTCATGACCCCTTGGCTGGCTCCCATCATCTGGGACAAGACTTTCAATATCAACATCCTGAATGAGCAGTTCCGGCTCCAGAAAGCCACCATTGGATTAACCGTGTTTGCCATAAACAAATACATTATCTACCTGCAGCTGTTCCTGGAAACCGCAGAGATGCACTTCATGGTGGGATACAAGGTGAACTACTATATCTTCACTGACCGCCCAGCCTATGTTCCTCACATCCGCCtccaaaaaggaaggaagatcGTCATCCTCAAGGTCTGGGGCTATGCACACAGCCAGAACACCTCCCTGCACCGCATGGAGATGATCAGCAATTTTTCTGAGCAGCGCTTCCACCAGGAGGTGGATTACCTTGTGTGTGCAGATGTGAACATGAAGTTCAGCGACCACATGGGCGTGGAGATCCTCTCCTCCTTGTTCGGCACCCTCCATCCTGCCTTCTATGGGCTCAGTCGGAACCACCTCCCCTATGAACGTCGGCCTCGATCACAAGCACATATTCCTGAAGATGAGGGGGACTTTTATTACATAGGGGCCTTATTTGGGGGCTCAGTGCCAGAGGTTTACAGGCTCACCAAGGCCTGCCACGAGGCAATGATGGTCGACCAACACAATCACATCGAGGCCGTGAGGCATGAGGAGAGCTACTTGAACAAATATCTGCTCTACCACAAACCCTCCAAGGTCCTCTCCCCTGAGTACACGTGGGATAAGCGGATACAGGAGAATATCGGGAATCAGCAGCAGGTAGGCTTGCCTTCCAACATAAAGCGGATTAGATTTGTGACTGTGAAATAA